A genomic window from Vagococcus sp. CY52-2 includes:
- a CDS encoding polysaccharide biosynthesis protein, with amino-acid sequence MPNQNTSFEETEKELNAKEKMVRGSLWMTIGNVFSRLLGAAYVIPWYAWMGTDANIANALFNKGYNIYALFLMIATAGIPGAIAKQISHYNSLNEYGISRRLFRRTMVIMGVFGVACSGVMYLFAPILADGNADLIPVMRALSSAILIFPMMSVIRGYFQGNQNMMPSAVSQIIEQIARVFYMLLMTFIIMKVTTGDYVDAVIQSTFAAFIGMLGAFAALIWFYSKQKSRMNYLVDNSNNEVEISENLLIKEMIKQAIPFIIVGSAITLFKLVDQYTFERMMASFTNYSPKQLQALFSIFSANPDKLVMITVSLATGMAMTSLPLVTAAYTKNEKTELAKLISDNIQLLLFIMVPATLGMIVLARPMYALFYIPETLGVSVLIEASLVGLVMGYFILISTTLQGLYQNREAILLLGMGLVIKLVLQYPMIRMFETYGPLIATAIGLGVAAMFMTRSIYRITKFDLSITAKRILLIMILGAIMSFVTWLVRSGLYTILNPDRKFQAFIIIMICVVFGIISYGWLVLRVRLADQLLGPKARKYRRKFRIK; translated from the coding sequence ATGCCAAATCAAAACACTTCTTTTGAGGAGACCGAAAAAGAGTTGAATGCAAAGGAAAAAATGGTTCGTGGCTCTTTATGGATGACAATAGGAAATGTTTTTTCTAGATTACTAGGTGCAGCGTATGTCATCCCATGGTATGCATGGATGGGCACGGATGCTAATATAGCAAACGCCTTATTTAATAAAGGGTATAACATTTACGCCTTGTTTTTGATGATCGCAACAGCCGGTATTCCAGGTGCGATTGCAAAACAAATTTCACACTATAATTCGTTAAATGAGTATGGTATTAGCCGACGTTTATTTAGACGGACGATGGTAATAATGGGTGTGTTTGGCGTTGCCTGTTCGGGAGTTATGTATTTGTTTGCACCAATTTTGGCGGATGGAAACGCTGATTTAATTCCAGTGATGCGAGCTTTAAGTTCAGCTATCTTGATTTTTCCAATGATGAGTGTCATTCGTGGGTATTTTCAAGGGAATCAAAATATGATGCCTTCTGCGGTATCACAAATTATTGAACAGATTGCCCGAGTATTTTATATGCTTCTGATGACGTTTATTATTATGAAAGTGACGACAGGTGATTATGTTGATGCTGTTATCCAATCAACCTTTGCTGCGTTTATTGGAATGCTTGGTGCATTTGCTGCATTAATTTGGTTTTATAGTAAACAAAAATCACGTATGAATTACTTGGTTGACAATAGTAATAATGAGGTAGAAATATCTGAAAATCTTTTGATTAAAGAGATGATTAAACAAGCAATTCCGTTTATTATCGTGGGTTCTGCCATTACCTTGTTTAAGTTGGTTGACCAATACACATTTGAAAGAATGATGGCAAGTTTTACAAATTATTCACCGAAACAATTGCAAGCTTTGTTTAGTATTTTTAGTGCAAACCCTGATAAATTGGTTATGATTACGGTGTCTTTGGCTACAGGTATGGCTATGACAAGTTTGCCCCTTGTGACAGCAGCTTATACCAAAAATGAAAAAACTGAATTAGCTAAGTTAATTAGTGATAACATTCAGCTGCTACTTTTCATCATGGTACCAGCGACATTAGGAATGATTGTTTTAGCAAGACCAATGTACGCTTTATTTTATATACCAGAAACACTGGGCGTGAGTGTGCTGATTGAAGCTAGTTTAGTTGGTCTTGTAATGGGATACTTTATTCTGATTTCAACAACATTACAAGGATTGTATCAAAATCGAGAAGCTATCTTGTTATTAGGTATGGGACTAGTAATAAAATTAGTTCTACAATACCCAATGATTCGTATGTTTGAAACATATGGACCACTCATTGCGACAGCTATTGGTTTAGGTGTAGCTGCAATGTTTATGACGCGTTCGATTTACCGAATTACCAAGTTTGATTTATCAATTACAGCCAAAAGAATCTTACTAATCATGATCTTAGGTGCAATCATGTCATTTGTTACTTGGCTTGTCAGAAGTGGCCTATACACGATATTAAATCCTGATAGAAAATTTCAAGCCTTTATTATTATTATGATATGTGTGGTGTTTGGTATTATCAGTTATGGCTGGTTAGTACTACGCGTAAGATTAGCAGATCAATTACTTGGCCCCAAAGCACGAAAATATCGTCGGAAATTTAGAATAAAATAA
- the leuS gene encoding leucine--tRNA ligase yields the protein MAYNHLQIEEKWRNYWKKNQIFKTGEETDKPNFYALDMFPYPSGQGLHVGHPKGYTSTDVLSRMKRAQGFNVLHPMGWDAFGLPAEQYALDTGNDPAEFTEKNIQTFKRQFDALGFSFDWNREINTTDPSYYKWTQWIFTKMFEKGLAYEAEVPVNWCPALGTVLANEEVIDGKSERGDHPVYRVPMKQWMLRITAYADRLIDDLELIDWPESIKEMQRHWIGRSEGANVNFDIKGTDKQFTVFTTRPDTLFGATYAVMAPELPLVQEIVTPEQKDAVDAYIKETEKKTDLDRTELSKEKTGVFTGAYAVNPVNGKEIPIWIADYVLSTYGTGAIMAVPAHDERDYEFAKTFDLDIVPVVAGGDVSSEAYTGDGDHINSDFLDGMNKEDGIETMIKWLEKEGIGEQKTSYRLRDWLFSRQRYWGEPIPIIHWEDGTMTAVPEEELPLVLPKSNDIKPSGTGESPLANMTEWINVVDEKTGMKGRRETNTMPQWAGSSWYYLRFIDPHNDEQLADPEKLKEWMPVDVYLGGAEHAVLHLLYARFWHKFLYDIGVVETKEPFQTLYNQGMILGENNEKMSKSKGNVVNPDDIVEQYGADTLRLYEMFMGPLDGSIAWSEKGLEGSRKFLDRVWRLFIDENFVLRDRITKHNDEALTKVYHQTVKKVTEDYTNLHFNTAISQLMTFVNEAYKAEALPVEYMNGFLQLLAPVAPFLSEELWERMGNEGSISYVAWPTYDESALVEDTIEVIFQVNGKVRGKEVVARDLSKEELETIAMENNAVKGQLDGKTIRKVIVVPNKLVNIVAN from the coding sequence ATGGCATATAATCATCTACAAATCGAAGAGAAATGGCGTAACTATTGGAAAAAAAATCAGATATTTAAAACAGGTGAAGAAACAGATAAACCAAATTTTTATGCACTAGATATGTTTCCTTACCCTTCAGGACAGGGGTTACATGTAGGGCATCCAAAAGGGTATACCTCAACAGATGTATTATCTCGCATGAAACGAGCGCAAGGATTTAACGTGCTACATCCAATGGGGTGGGATGCGTTTGGGTTACCTGCTGAACAATATGCTTTGGACACAGGAAATGACCCAGCTGAATTTACTGAAAAAAATATTCAAACCTTTAAACGTCAATTTGATGCATTAGGCTTTAGTTTTGATTGGAATCGTGAAATTAATACCACAGACCCTTCATACTACAAATGGACGCAATGGATTTTTACTAAAATGTTTGAAAAAGGGCTAGCCTATGAAGCGGAAGTACCGGTTAACTGGTGTCCAGCTTTAGGAACCGTATTGGCTAATGAAGAAGTCATTGATGGAAAATCAGAGCGTGGCGATCATCCTGTATATCGTGTTCCAATGAAACAATGGATGTTACGTATTACGGCTTATGCGGATCGTTTAATTGATGATTTAGAGTTGATTGATTGGCCAGAGAGTATTAAAGAGATGCAACGTCATTGGATTGGTCGTTCTGAAGGAGCGAATGTTAATTTTGACATTAAAGGAACAGACAAACAATTCACAGTATTTACAACGCGTCCTGATACATTATTTGGTGCAACTTATGCTGTTATGGCACCTGAGCTTCCACTGGTTCAAGAAATTGTGACACCAGAACAAAAAGATGCAGTGGATGCTTATATCAAAGAAACTGAAAAGAAAACAGATTTAGATCGTACTGAGTTATCAAAAGAAAAAACAGGTGTCTTTACTGGGGCTTATGCAGTAAACCCAGTGAATGGTAAAGAAATCCCTATTTGGATTGCAGATTATGTGCTATCAACTTATGGAACAGGGGCGATCATGGCCGTTCCAGCTCATGACGAACGTGATTATGAATTTGCGAAAACATTTGATTTAGACATTGTTCCTGTTGTAGCTGGTGGAGATGTGTCAAGTGAAGCCTACACAGGAGATGGCGACCATATTAATTCAGACTTCTTAGATGGTATGAATAAAGAAGATGGTATTGAAACAATGATTAAGTGGTTGGAAAAAGAAGGCATCGGTGAACAAAAAACAAGTTATCGTTTGCGTGACTGGTTATTCTCTCGCCAACGTTATTGGGGTGAACCTATTCCAATTATTCATTGGGAAGATGGTACGATGACAGCTGTTCCTGAAGAGGAGTTGCCATTAGTATTGCCGAAATCAAATGATATTAAACCTAGTGGAACAGGTGAATCGCCATTAGCTAATATGACGGAGTGGATTAATGTTGTAGATGAAAAAACTGGCATGAAAGGTCGCCGTGAAACGAATACTATGCCACAATGGGCAGGTAGCTCATGGTACTACTTGCGTTTTATTGACCCACATAATGACGAACAACTAGCAGATCCAGAAAAACTAAAAGAATGGATGCCTGTTGACGTTTATTTAGGTGGAGCAGAACATGCAGTACTTCATTTACTATATGCTCGTTTCTGGCATAAATTCTTATATGATATTGGAGTAGTGGAAACAAAAGAACCATTCCAAACATTATATAATCAAGGCATGATTTTAGGTGAAAACAATGAAAAAATGTCGAAATCAAAAGGAAATGTGGTTAACCCTGATGATATCGTAGAGCAATATGGTGCAGATACCTTGCGTTTATACGAAATGTTTATGGGACCACTTGATGGCTCAATTGCATGGAGCGAAAAAGGGTTAGAAGGAAGCCGTAAATTCTTAGACCGTGTATGGCGTTTGTTTATCGACGAAAACTTTGTCTTACGCGATCGTATCACGAAACATAATGACGAAGCATTGACAAAAGTGTATCATCAAACAGTGAAAAAAGTGACAGAAGATTATACGAACCTACATTTTAATACAGCGATTTCTCAATTAATGACATTTGTAAATGAAGCTTATAAAGCAGAAGCACTACCTGTTGAGTATATGAATGGTTTCTTACAATTATTAGCGCCTGTTGCCCCATTCCTCTCAGAAGAATTATGGGAAAGAATGGGAAATGAAGGATCTATCAGTTATGTCGCTTGGCCAACTTATGATGAATCAGCCTTAGTTGAAGACACAATTGAAGTAATTTTCCAAGTGAATGGAAAAGTTCGTGGGAAAGAAGTAGTTGCTCGTGATCTATCCAAAGAGGAGTTAGAAACGATCGCTATGGAAAATAATGCGGTGAAAGGTCAACTTGATGGAAAAACGATTCGTAAAGTGATTGTTGTACCAAATAAATTAGTTAATATTGTGGCTAATTAA
- a CDS encoding pseudouridine synthase codes for MRLDKFLSHTGFGSRKEVKELLKKKRVTVNQTMVRDAKFSVNENEDEVCVDGQPVLYEKYVYYMLNKPKGVISATEDASSRTVIDLVKVDDYKKGLFPVGRLDKDTTGLLLLTNDGALAHELLSPKKKVPKLYQALVQGKMTDEDIDVFSKGVIRLDGDECLPAKLTILSVDEKKEQSIIQLEIMEGKYHQVKRMVGAVGKKVIELERLEMANLILDTELLRGKYRPLTENELKLLKNNE; via the coding sequence ATGCGTTTAGATAAGTTTTTAAGTCATACAGGATTTGGTAGTCGGAAAGAAGTAAAAGAGTTACTGAAGAAAAAGCGAGTGACGGTCAATCAAACGATGGTAAGAGATGCTAAATTTTCAGTTAATGAAAATGAGGATGAGGTCTGCGTCGATGGCCAACCCGTTTTATACGAAAAATATGTTTATTACATGTTGAATAAACCAAAAGGAGTTATTTCTGCGACAGAGGACGCATCCTCTCGAACAGTGATTGATTTAGTCAAAGTAGATGATTATAAAAAGGGATTATTTCCAGTGGGACGACTAGATAAAGATACAACGGGGCTGTTATTATTGACGAATGATGGGGCATTAGCACATGAATTATTGTCTCCTAAAAAGAAAGTGCCTAAATTGTATCAAGCATTAGTTCAAGGAAAAATGACAGATGAAGATATCGATGTTTTTTCTAAGGGAGTAATTCGATTAGATGGGGATGAGTGTTTGCCAGCTAAGTTAACCATTTTATCTGTTGATGAGAAAAAAGAACAAAGTATCATTCAATTAGAAATTATGGAAGGAAAATATCATCAAGTCAAACGTATGGTAGGTGCTGTTGGAAAAAAAGTAATAGAGCTTGAAAGGCTTGAAATGGCTAATCTGATATTAGATACAGAGTTACTTAGAGGAAAGTATCGTCCATTAACTGAAAATGAGCTGAAATTGTTAAAAAATAACGAATAA
- a CDS encoding LysM peptidoglycan-binding domain-containing protein, with product MKKNKLLVNQPMIRHASLFGTVLLTSTTILPGITALASENVNHDTSTTQDELSSKNELDEASSWTVSSLNGNNEWTENASPLDLTLTLESHQPEQLDTFVQVSANTIINMTNADVAIKDETGRIIGHYEVNHDMNQLHLIFTEKQFTKAIISISVDFKKADLSDQTVAMSIGKSVMTKSIKVIANSKKEEVPVESVTDVSDNLSDKLEDSSLSKDSQNQLETNQSIEHAQGTDSAQTDSSDTKESTQVIKKGEVKDEAKDEAKDEAKDEAKDEAKDEAKDEAKDEVEDEAKDEAKDEAKDEVEDEAKDEVKDEVKDEVKYEAKDEPKEVVKAANFVMPTPKVATLRAATPQAAFIDSIASHAQSVAAANDLYASVMIAQAILESGYGSSTLSLPPNHNLFGIKGTYNGQSVTMATQEFYGGQYVTINDAFRKYPSYRESLEDNARVLKTTSFSPGVYFYAGAWKSNTRSYVDATKWLTGKYATDPMYNTKLNNLIVTYNLTQYDDANYSGPVTTPTVTAPGSSPGNNGSGSSTGNSGTYTVKSGDTLYRIALNHGMTVQELKRLNGLTSDMIRVGQQLTVSGSQSNTSSNSNKPSTGSNNQSKPNTSNSGSSNSSSKYTVKSGDTLYRIALNHGMTVQELKRLNGLTSDMIHIGQQLTVSGSQSNISNSSNKPSTGSNNQSKPNTSNGGSGNSSSKYTVKSGDTLYGLGLKYGLSVQEIKSLNNLTSDTIYVGQSLKITKQTQTVTSSNSSTNTTQQSVTQATHTVKSGDTLYGIGLRYNVSINDIKKWNNLTSDLIYIGQTLKIGQGTKKNASTSITTSTNNNVSNYQVKSGDTLYRIALNNKTTVQALKQANNLTSDFIYVGQVLTLPRMTSVVTSKNIRHTVMPGESLWLLSQKYNVSVSQIKDWNNLSTNIIYANQILRVS from the coding sequence ATGAAAAAAAATAAATTACTTGTAAACCAGCCAATGATTCGTCACGCATCGCTATTTGGAACAGTCTTGTTAACCTCTACAACCATTTTGCCAGGTATCACGGCTCTTGCTTCAGAAAATGTAAATCATGATACATCCACCACGCAAGATGAGTTGTCTAGTAAGAATGAACTAGATGAGGCATCGTCATGGACAGTATCATCTCTAAATGGAAACAATGAGTGGACAGAAAATGCCTCGCCACTTGATTTAACACTCACTTTAGAATCTCATCAGCCAGAACAACTGGACACTTTTGTTCAAGTGTCAGCTAATACTATTATAAATATGACGAATGCTGATGTAGCTATTAAAGATGAAACCGGAAGAATTATTGGTCATTATGAAGTAAATCATGATATGAATCAATTACATTTAATTTTTACAGAAAAACAGTTTACTAAGGCCATCATCTCTATCTCTGTAGATTTTAAAAAAGCTGATTTATCAGATCAGACAGTGGCCATGTCTATTGGGAAAAGCGTAATGACAAAGTCTATTAAAGTCATCGCTAATTCCAAAAAAGAGGAAGTACCAGTCGAAAGTGTGACTGATGTAAGTGATAATTTATCAGATAAATTGGAAGATAGCTCTTTAAGCAAAGACTCACAAAATCAGCTTGAGACTAATCAGTCAATTGAACATGCACAGGGTACTGATTCTGCTCAAACAGATTCGTCCGATACAAAAGAATCAACTCAAGTCATAAAAAAAGGCGAAGTAAAAGATGAAGCAAAAGATGAAGCAAAAGATGAAGCAAAAGATGAAGCAAAAGATGAAGCAAAAGATGAAGCAAAAGATGAAGCAAAAGATGAAGTAGAAGATGAAGCAAAAGATGAAGCAAAAGATGAAGCAAAAGATGAAGTAGAAGATGAAGCAAAAGATGAAGTAAAAGATGAAGTAAAAGATGAAGTAAAATACGAAGCAAAAGACGAGCCAAAAGAAGTAGTGAAAGCCGCAAACTTTGTTATGCCAACTCCAAAAGTGGCGACTTTAAGGGCAGCAACACCGCAAGCAGCCTTTATTGATAGTATCGCATCTCACGCTCAAAGCGTCGCAGCCGCAAACGATTTATATGCCTCTGTAATGATTGCTCAGGCTATTTTAGAAAGTGGTTATGGATCAAGTACACTATCATTGCCACCAAATCATAACTTATTTGGAATTAAAGGCACTTACAATGGTCAATCTGTTACAATGGCAACTCAAGAATTTTATGGTGGACAGTATGTCACTATTAATGATGCGTTTAGAAAATATCCCTCTTATCGCGAATCTCTAGAAGATAATGCAAGAGTATTAAAAACAACATCGTTCTCTCCAGGAGTATATTTTTACGCTGGAGCTTGGAAATCGAATACGCGTTCTTATGTAGATGCGACGAAATGGTTAACCGGTAAATATGCAACTGATCCTATGTATAATACTAAATTAAATAATTTAATTGTGACATATAATTTAACGCAGTATGATGACGCAAATTATAGTGGTCCTGTGACAACGCCAACTGTGACAGCACCTGGTTCTTCACCTGGAAATAATGGATCAGGTTCTTCAACGGGTAATTCAGGAACCTATACGGTCAAAAGTGGGGATACACTTTATAGAATCGCGTTAAATCATGGTATGACAGTTCAAGAGCTTAAAAGATTAAATGGGTTAACAAGTGATATGATTCGTGTTGGCCAACAATTGACAGTTAGTGGAAGTCAATCAAATACATCAAGTAATTCTAATAAACCAAGTACGGGTTCTAATAATCAATCTAAACCAAATACTTCTAATAGTGGTAGTAGTAATTCGTCATCTAAGTATACGGTTAAGAGCGGGGATACACTTTATAGAATCGCGCTAAATCATGGTATGACAGTTCAAGAGCTTAAAAGATTAAATGGGTTAACAAGTGATATGATTCATATTGGGCAACAATTGACAGTTAGTGGAAGTCAATCAAACATCTCAAATAGTTCCAATAAACCAAGTACGGGTTCTAATAACCAGTCTAAACCAAATACTTCTAACGGTGGTAGTGGCAATTCGTCATCTAAGTATACGGTTAAGAGTGGGGATACATTGTATGGTCTTGGATTAAAATATGGGCTAAGTGTACAAGAAATTAAATCACTAAATAATTTAACGAGTGATACAATTTATGTTGGTCAATCTTTAAAAATAACGAAACAGACTCAGACTGTGACGTCATCAAATTCGTCAACAAATACGACACAGCAATCTGTTACTCAAGCAACCCACACAGTTAAAAGTGGAGATACATTGTATGGGATTGGTTTGAGATACAATGTATCAATCAATGATATTAAAAAATGGAATAATTTGACGAGTGATTTAATCTACATTGGTCAAACTCTAAAAATTGGTCAAGGAACTAAAAAAAATGCATCAACATCTATAACAACATCAACAAATAATAATGTATCAAATTATCAAGTCAAAAGTGGCGACACACTTTACCGAATAGCTTTAAACAATAAAACAACTGTTCAAGCGTTGAAGCAGGCAAATAATTTAACGAGTGATTTCATTTATGTTGGTCAAGTTTTAACGTTACCAAGAATGACAAGTGTTGTAACATCAAAAAACATACGACATACTGTGATGCCAGGTGAATCACTATGGCTGTTATCACAAAAATATAATGTGAGCGTGTCTCAAATTAAAGATTGGAATAACTTATCAACGAACATTATTTACGCAAATCAAATCTTACGAGTAAGCTAG
- a CDS encoding DUF4097 family beta strand repeat-containing protein: MKKRTFFAIIIAILFIIIGGAGTAFTQRQLINERDQNAINKKIPTKENKTLNINFNSPTFVTITKSDDNNIYMNKQGVDFKLDKKKQVDCTFTEEKDLSALTINNPTVSSEKRYPFSIINFNNYTDDTVYLRIPQHYESININGKNINVSMSDLSVDKINFDISNGSIFVQNIRSNDISQIKNDVDFTIQDSKILDTLTATSKQYDINVINTTAKHMVLSTEMGDIFTGNTKGDMDISSKDGDVSINHTTGKTNITTNHGDILFHDNAIDFDTTLTSSNGDIKIETDKSSIQNNRIEFEATLGDISIFNKNLSSDRKYKTNKGKISLQASTKNGEIDVDELDSEDTHYGYD; the protein is encoded by the coding sequence ATGAAAAAGCGAACTTTTTTCGCCATCATTATTGCCATCCTCTTTATTATCATAGGAGGTGCAGGAACAGCTTTTACACAAAGACAACTTATCAACGAACGCGACCAGAATGCTATTAATAAAAAAATTCCAACGAAGGAGAATAAAACGCTAAATATTAATTTCAACTCACCTACATTCGTCACTATCACAAAATCAGATGATAATAACATCTACATGAATAAACAAGGAGTTGATTTTAAATTAGACAAAAAAAAACAAGTTGATTGCACGTTTACCGAAGAAAAAGACCTCTCCGCTTTAACCATTAATAATCCAACAGTAAGTAGTGAAAAACGTTATCCATTTTCAATTATTAATTTTAATAATTATACAGATGATACCGTCTACTTACGAATTCCACAACATTATGAATCTATCAATATAAATGGAAAAAATATAAATGTGTCTATGTCTGATCTCTCTGTAGATAAAATAAATTTTGATATTTCAAATGGAAGTATCTTTGTACAAAATATTCGCTCAAATGACATCTCACAAATAAAAAATGACGTTGATTTTACAATCCAAGACTCTAAAATCTTAGATACACTAACAGCTACATCTAAACAATATGATATTAACGTGATTAATACAACGGCAAAACATATGGTACTATCAACTGAAATGGGGGATATCTTCACAGGAAATACAAAAGGAGACATGGACATCTCATCTAAAGATGGTGATGTATCAATCAACCATACAACTGGTAAAACTAACATCACAACAAACCATGGTGATATTCTATTTCACGATAATGCCATTGATTTTGATACAACGCTCACTTCTAGCAATGGAGATATTAAAATTGAAACAGATAAATCTTCCATTCAAAACAATCGGATAGAATTCGAAGCCACTCTGGGAGATATTTCAATTTTTAATAAAAATTTATCTTCTGATAGAAAATATAAAACAAATAAAGGAAAAATAAGTCTTCAAGCCTCTACTAAAAATGGAGAAATTGACGTAGATGAGCTAGATAGTGAAGATACACATTATGGTTACGACTAA
- a CDS encoding DUF1700 domain-containing protein has translation MNKEHFFIELKLYLNQLSKEEQQTIINTYERIFDAKTAQGLSEYEITQILPSPKHIAQSVLEELGLSFNNQPTYNDDWVEITHDIPYPFHTSNQYTQSDSKATRLFQLLGLGILNLFFMFWIILLITILLVSGWIVIVSFIGSPLASLFLLGTAVTTYAWLQFFITLILFGIGLLGFIIMKPITKGAVKLFLIYHKWCWSILKGGTYS, from the coding sequence ATGAATAAAGAGCATTTTTTTATAGAGTTAAAGCTCTATTTAAATCAATTATCTAAAGAAGAACAACAAACCATTATTAATACTTATGAACGCATATTTGATGCAAAAACTGCTCAAGGGTTATCCGAATATGAAATCACACAAATACTTCCATCACCAAAACATATTGCTCAGTCAGTTCTAGAAGAGTTAGGTTTATCCTTTAATAATCAGCCAACTTATAATGATGATTGGGTCGAAATCACACACGATATACCTTATCCGTTTCACACATCTAATCAATATACCCAATCTGATTCTAAAGCTACACGCCTTTTTCAATTACTTGGTTTAGGTATATTAAATTTATTTTTTATGTTTTGGATTATCTTATTAATTACTATATTGTTAGTCAGCGGATGGATTGTAATTGTTAGTTTTATAGGTAGTCCTCTTGCTAGTCTATTCTTATTAGGAACTGCGGTGACTACCTATGCTTGGCTCCAATTTTTCATTACATTGATTTTATTTGGAATTGGACTCCTAGGCTTTATTATTATGAAACCAATTACTAAAGGGGCTGTTAAGCTATTCTTGATTTACCATAAATGGTGTTGGTCTATCTTAAAAGGAGGAACATACTCATGA
- a CDS encoding phosphatase PAP2 family protein, which translates to MKTSKLYWSYAASICLLLFAVLAYFVVSNESVLYGIDHPVQQLIRGSITPEKTIVFKYFTKFGNTVTIALLFIISFSILYFKVKDKIASYWLAVNTVLISGIGNISLKYLFNRPRPAVEHLVAAKHSSFPSGHAMGSMLFYGTLIFLAYKYINNKAMRLLIQMTLGVVILLIGISRVYLGVHYPTDILGGFLLGGCWLTFSYPYFKKYDFIQRFEGKR; encoded by the coding sequence ATGAAAACATCGAAATTATATTGGTCCTACGCGGCAAGTATTTGCTTACTACTCTTTGCTGTTCTTGCTTATTTTGTCGTATCAAATGAATCCGTCTTATATGGGATTGACCACCCTGTCCAACAATTAATTCGCGGCTCCATTACACCTGAGAAAACGATTGTCTTTAAATATTTTACCAAATTTGGTAACACCGTAACGATTGCTTTGTTATTTATTATTAGCTTTTCAATCTTATATTTTAAAGTAAAAGATAAAATTGCTAGTTACTGGTTAGCCGTAAATACTGTTCTTATTTCAGGTATTGGAAATATTAGTTTAAAATATCTATTCAATCGCCCACGTCCAGCTGTCGAGCATTTAGTAGCTGCAAAGCACTCCAGTTTTCCAAGTGGACATGCTATGGGAAGCATGCTATTTTACGGAACACTTATCTTTTTAGCCTATAAATACATCAATAATAAAGCGATGAGGCTATTGATTCAAATGACACTAGGAGTTGTTATTTTACTCATTGGAATAAGTCGAGTTTACTTAGGTGTTCATTACCCAACTGATATTTTAGGTGGATTCTTATTAGGTGGCTGTTGGTTAACCTTTAGTTACCCATACTTTAAAAAATATGATTTTATCCAACGATTTGAAGGGAAACGATAA